GAAGAAGAAGGCGATAAACTCGTAGTTAAGTTTACACAAAAGTATGTTGAACAGTTAAAGGAAGACATAGTAAGGCAGAGTATAGAAATCATCAGGGACAGGATAGACAAGCTCGGAGTGACTCAGCCCGTAGTCACGAGAGTCGGAAAGTACAGAATTTTGGTGGACCTTCCAGGATTTTTGGACGTTGAAAGGGCTAAGAAGATAATAGGCAGTACCGCTTCCCTGGAGCTAAAACTCGTAATAGATGTGTCAACCGATAGAAAAGAACTCGAGAAGAAGTTAACACCCGATAGGGAAATACTTCCGTCCAGAGATGGAAGGGAGTGGTTTCTCGTGGAAAAGGCACCTGTTATAACGGGGCAGGACTTGAAAACCGCCTACGTCGGCGTTGATAACCTCGGACAACCTGCGGTGAACTTTGAACTTAAAGGAGAGGCTGCGGAGAAGTTCGGAAAGTTTACAGAACAAAATATAGGAAAGAGACTCGCCATAGTTCTGGATAGAAAGGTTGTCTCCGCACCCGTGATAAGGAGTAAGATTTCGGACAGAGGACAAATAACCGGAAACTTCACGGCTCAGGAGGCGAGAGACCTCGCCCTCATACTAAGGACTGGCAGCCTCCCCTCACCCCTCAAGTTCCTTCAGGAAAAGATAGTTGGGCCTTCTCTCGGAAAGGACGCAATAGAGCAGGGGATAAAGGCGGGCATTTTAGCGATAATACTTCTTGCCGTGGTTCTGATAGCACGCTACAAAACTGCCGGAATTACCGCAAACATTTCCATATTCCTGAACGTCCTTTTCCTCCTTGCGAGCATGGCTTTCCTCGGGGCTACCCTCACCCTCCCGGGTATAGCGGGGATAATCCTGAACATGGGTATAGCCGTGGACTCAAACGTCCTCATCTTTGAAAGGGTAAAAGAGGAACTGAGACTGGGAAACACCGTTTCAAAAGCTATAGAACTTGGGTTCAAGAGAACTTTAAGTGCGGTTTGGGACACACACGTTACGCTTCTTGTAGCTTCCGTTATACTCTTTCAATTTGGGAGCGGTCCCGTAAAAGGTTTTGCAACGACTCTTGCCCTAGGAACTATAGCTAGTTTTATATCAAACGTCTACTACGCAAAGGTGTTTTTAGATTTGCTTAACTCCCTAAAAATCCTAAAAATATGAAATTAATCATTCTTTCCTTTTCCCTCAGGTTCTAACTTTTCCGTGGGAGGTGCGGTCATGTTAAAAACGCTCTTTGTACTCCTGTTAATCATTAGCACAGCTTTTTCAATGACATTAAAGAAAGTTGAAGAAAACCTCTACATGGTGAGAGGAAACGATGGACTTCCTTCCAAGGAAAACAAAGGTTTTATCTCCAACGCCTACGCGGTTTTAACAGAAGAGGGATGGGTGGTTATAGACACCTTAACCACTCCCGAGCTCTCCGAGGAATTTCTGAACCTTCTTAAAAAGGTTTCAAACAAACCAGTAATTTACGCGATAGTAACTCACTACCACCTTGACCACTGGTACGGGGCAAAAACCTTCAAGGATAAAGGTGCTAAGGTAATAGCCCACGAAAAACTAAAAGAGTTCTACGATTCTGGCGAAGCCCTTCAAGTTCTGGAGGCTCAGAAGAAGAGGTTTAAGGGAGTGCTTGACAGTGTAGAGCTCGTACCTCCCGACGAAGTTGTAAAGGATAAAAAGGTTTTAAAAGTCGGTAAAGATGTATTTGAGATTTACGCAATGCCTCCCGCGCACACAAACTCCGACCTCGTAATTTACTGGAAGAACAGGAAAGTCCTTTTTGTAGGGGACCTCGTTTACATAAACAGGATTCCCTTTATGGGGGACAGGAACGCGAGTTCCAAAGGGTGGTTAGAGGTTCTGGAAAGATTAAAAGAGTTTGACGCGAGAATGCTCCTCGGTGGGCACAACTATCCCATGAATAAGGATGCGATAGACTGGACCTACAACTACATAAAGTTCGTGAGAGACACGGTAAAGAAGCTAAAAGACGAGGGCTACTTCATAGACGAGATAAAGGAGGCGTTTAAAGGAAACCCGTACGAAAAAGTTAAAATGTATGAAGTTTTTCACAACACAAACGTGTGGAAGGTTTACAACGAACTTGATTTAGAACTTTGAGGAGGCACGTTATGGACAAAGTTGAGAGGAGACTTTACGAGCTTTACGAGAAGGCTATCAATTACGAGCCCTTATCCAAGGAGGAAGCCCTTTATATACTTGAGGTAGATGACATATACGTCCCCTTCCTCGTACACCTTGCCCAGAAGATAAAGAAACACTACTTTCCCGAAAACGAAGTGGAGTTTTGCTCCATAATAAACGCAAAGAGCGGAGCTTGTTCCGAGGACTGCAAGTTCTGTGCACAATCAAAGTACTACAAAACTCCCATAAATGTTTACAATCTCGTTCCCGTTGACGAGATGGTGGAAGGTGCGATAAGAGGTGTTGAGTTCGGTGCGAATAGGTACTGTATAGTTTTAAGTGGAAAGAGTGCAACCAAGGAGGAAGTTGAAAGGATAACTGAAGCAGTAAAGGAAATAAAAAATGAAGGACTCCCCATAAACGTGTGCGTGTC
The genomic region above belongs to Aquifex aeolicus VF5 and contains:
- the secD gene encoding protein translocase subunit SecD; the protein is MILIMQKKNLWLHLLGLVILTLLSAYAVVKYPINLGLDLKGGVEFLLEPDFSVAIEREYEDLARNLREKLSKFNVLEVYATKEGVIIELLDKKEVENIKKVIQDINPNVIFEEEGDKLVVKFTQKYVEQLKEDIVRQSIEIIRDRIDKLGVTQPVVTRVGKYRILVDLPGFLDVERAKKIIGSTASLELKLVIDVSTDRKELEKKLTPDREILPSRDGREWFLVEKAPVITGQDLKTAYVGVDNLGQPAVNFELKGEAAEKFGKFTEQNIGKRLAIVLDRKVVSAPVIRSKISDRGQITGNFTAQEARDLALILRTGSLPSPLKFLQEKIVGPSLGKDAIEQGIKAGILAIILLAVVLIARYKTAGITANISIFLNVLFLLASMAFLGATLTLPGIAGIILNMGIAVDSNVLIFERVKEELRLGNTVSKAIELGFKRTLSAVWDTHVTLLVASVILFQFGSGPVKGFATTLALGTIASFISNVYYAKVFLDLLNSLKILKI
- a CDS encoding MBL fold metallo-hydrolase — encoded protein: MLKTLFVLLLIISTAFSMTLKKVEENLYMVRGNDGLPSKENKGFISNAYAVLTEEGWVVIDTLTTPELSEEFLNLLKKVSNKPVIYAIVTHYHLDHWYGAKTFKDKGAKVIAHEKLKEFYDSGEALQVLEAQKKRFKGVLDSVELVPPDEVVKDKKVLKVGKDVFEIYAMPPAHTNSDLVIYWKNRKVLFVGDLVYINRIPFMGDRNASSKGWLEVLERLKEFDARMLLGGHNYPMNKDAIDWTYNYIKFVRDTVKKLKDEGYFIDEIKEAFKGNPYEKVKMYEVFHNTNVWKVYNELDLEL